The Terriglobia bacterium genome includes the window CTGCAGGTTACCGATGTTGACGTTGTCCACTCCGAGCCCGCCGGCCACCACCGACGAGTCGGATCCGAGCCTCCACCGGAACTGGACGGTCTGGCCGACGCTGGCCGCGACCGTGGCCGCGTTCGTCGTGGTGTAGCTGACGGGCCCGCCGGTCCAGGCCGTGACGCCGGAGGCCAGCGGGCTGCAGAAGTCGCCCGTGAACGTGGCCGCCTGGGCCGGCGTGGTGAACGGCAGGAGGGTCCAGTTGCCCGCTCCCACCTTGCTCTGGACGATCGCGCCGTCGTACGGGGTCTCGGTCTCGTACGCCACGTCGAACTGCAGGGTGACGTTGCCGTTCGCCAGGAAGACCGGCGAGTAGAGCGTCGAGGAGTCCTTGGGCGGGTAGGTCTGGAGTGCGGTCCCGAACGCGTTGTTGCCCACCCAGGCCCCATAGCCGCCGTTGCCATTCCCGCACGCGGCGCACCAGTGGAAGCTGTTGGAATAGCCCGAGCACGTGCCGGTGTCGTCGGGCGTCGCCCCGGTCAACCAACCGGGATCCACGTTGAAGTTCTGGGTGTAGTTGAAGCTCCCGCCGGTGTTGTCCAGGTCCAGGTTGATGCTGAACGTCTGGAGCGTCGCGGAGCCGTCGAAGCCGTCCCCGGTGATGACCACCGTGAACTGCGCGCTGGGCGGGTTCTGCGGGTCGGTGCAGGCGACCGCGGACGCCACGTGGAACGTGAACCGGTCGCCCGGCGGGTTCGTCGCGTCGGCCCCCGCGACCACCGTGCCGTAGAGCGCATGGTTGTCGGGGATGCAGTCGATGTTGGGCGAGGTCGAGAAGAGCGAGACCTTCGTGTTGGTGAGGTTCGTCGCCAGGCCGTTGTGGATCGTGAGGTCCAGGGTCACGGTCTCGTTGTTGTCCGCGATCGTGTCGTTGTCCCCGTTGTCCGCGACCTGCGTGTTGGACACGTACAGGACGTTGCCCCCGGTGCACCCGATGTTGGCATGGGTCGTGGTGCTCCCCGCCGGCGAGGTGTCCGTGTACGTGGCGGCGATGGTCTCGCTGGGCAAGACGAACAGCACCCCGTTGTTGTTGCCGGCGCCGGTGTTGGTCGCCAGGGTCAGCGTCCCCGAGAAGAAGGGCGCCGACCCCGTCAGGGTCACGACCTCGCTGTCGCCGGTCCCCGGGCTCGTCACGGTCACCGTCAGCGGCGAAGTGGCATTGGCGTCCACCACGCTCAGCACAGCGGTGGACGACGGGCAGTTGTCGTAGCTGTACCGGTCGAAGGCGACCTGCCCCACCTGGCCGCCCACGCCGCAGGAGTTCCCGACCTGGGCGTCCGCGTACCACTGGTCGTACACGAGGTCGTCGTCGTCGAGCGCGACGTCACGGTGCGTGCCGTGACCGGTCCCGCCGTTGAAGTAGTAGATGTCCGTGTGCTCGTGGCCGTACGCGAACCAGGTGCTGGTCGTGGCCTGACCCCCCACGCCGTTGAACGTGATGATGATCTGGTTCGGGGCTCCCCCGGTACTGGGCCCGAAGTGGGGATCGTCCGGCGTCCCCGTGTTGGCCGTCTCCCAGTTCCAGATCCCCACGTAATCGAAGATCGTCTGGTAGTAGCAGCAGACCACGATCGGGAAAGCACTCGCCTGGTCCCCCGTGGGATTCGTGGTGCTGTTCCACTGATCGTCGTAAAAGGCTCCCCACACGCCGCCCTGATTCGAGAGGGTCTCCGACGCGTGGTAGAACGAGTGCCACTTCCACTGGTAGAAGTACGGCTGGCCGTTGGCGTTGTTCCCCGTCAGGACCGGCTGGAAGTTCGTCAGAAGGAACGAGTCGGCGTTGTTGTTGAAGTTGTTCGCCGCGGTGGTGGCCGAGTTGCCCACCATCATCCCCTTGTTCGCCGCGCTGCTGCTGCAGATGCCGTCCGTCCGGTTCTCGCTGCCCACCGTGGCGGGCTGGGTCGCGCTCCCGATCCAGCGCCACGGGTTGGTGGTGGCGCCGGTGATCACCGATTCGTACCACGCCGAAGACGGAAGCGGGCTCGTGTCGAAGACGCTGCAGTGCTTCTGCCTCGTGACGATGTCGTTGGCTTGCAGCGGGCGGATCTGGGTCAGGCGCTTCGCCGTCGTGAACCCGTCCGCGGGCGACGTGATGTCGAAGTTCATGTTGACGAGCGTGAGACCGGCGGTGGACGGGTCGGTGAACACCTGGAACACCGCGCCGGTGAGCCCGTCTGCGGGGACCGCGCCCACTAAGATGTCGTTGTTGAGGGCGGTCATCTTGGACGCCCCGGCTCCCGAGAAGCTGAGGTGGACGTGCAGGTCCGTCAGGGCAGCCCCGGTCTGGTTCACGAACCCGACCGTGTAGGCGTTGTACTCTCCGGCGTCCATGTACTTCGTGTAGAACTCGTTGCTCCCGCCGTTGAACAGCGGGCCGGAGATCGCGTCGGTGCCCGCTGCGTTGTTGTCGCAGCCCCCCTCGATGATGTACCCGCCGTCGGCGACGGCGACCTGGCAGGAGACGGCCGCGACGGCAGGGGTGACCGCCGCGTAGGTCGCGGTCAGGCTCCCGCCGTCCGCCACCGCGATGCCGCTGCCGGTGGCGATGCTCCCGGTGAACACCCCACCCGAGCCGGTGCAGCTCACGACCTGGGTGTCGATGACCGTCGAGACGGAATTGCGGCTCGTCAGCGTGACGGAGACCGGCGAGCTGGCGGCGGCGTCGTTCACCGTGACGGTCACGGTATCGGAGCAGTTGTACTTCCCCTTGTCCAGCGAGACCTGCGTGACGTCCTGCGCCGCGACGTCGCCCGAGACCACCAGCGAGTAGTTCATCCCTCCCGGGTCGTTGAAGCCGATCACGTCGACCTGCACGGTCCCGGATCCGGGCAGCCCGTGCGCGGCGTCGAGGAAGACGCCTTCCGTCGGGTTGGTGTGGTCGCGGACCGAGGTGGCCGAGGTGCTCCAGCCGCCGGAGAAGTTGTTCCCCCAGTAGACGTTCGCCCCGATCGTGACCTTGAGGTCCGCGTCCTTCTGGATCGCGTTGCCCGCGGCGTCGTAGTAGACCATCATGACCCGCAGCGGGATGCTGTTTCCGTTGACGTTGTAGAGGAACGTCTTGGTGGAGCCGTCACCGAGCGAGTCGCCATTCTTGACCCACAGGAACGGCGCACCGCTCCCGATGTGCAGGACCGAGCGGAGGTTCGCCCGGCCGTACCC containing:
- a CDS encoding S8 family serine peptidase, which encodes PTHRKVVGYDNYGGDVCVNNYTTADGGHGTWTSQHAAGSISNMSSNPDTTHTPNGNFDDGIARGAKVYFQDIGTSAGTLAAPLDLGPSITAAIGKGSFVQNHSWGTSSPTYDTEASNLDTAIFNNPGMVVTVSAGNGGATGQGTIGSPSTAKNVICVGGADAANPSFMFADCNWDGTAGCASTDLGSGRGPVATSLRTKPDILGYMAFSATVGGENEAGDRPHAMCQTDATKTVYYDFSNLQNFGGTSFSAPEIAGLAAVARDYFVSGYYPGGAPSGSAVTPTGSLIKALILASGEDMASTAFPTTSISLAKRYSNDVGYGRANLRSVLHIGSGAPFLWVKNGDSLGDGSTKTFLYNVNGNSIPLRVMMVYYDAAGNAIQKDADLKVTIGANVYWGNNFSGGWSTSATSVRDHTNPTEGVFLDAAHGLPGSGTVQVDVIGFNDPGGMNYSLVVSGDVAAQDVTQVSLDKGKYNCSDTVTVTVNDAAASSPVSVTLTSRNSVSTVIDTQVVSCTGSGGVFTGSIATGSGIAVADGGSLTATYAAVTPAVAAVSCQVAVADGGYIIEGGCDNNAAGTDAISGPLFNGGSNEFYTKYMDAGEYNAYTVGFVNQTGAALTDLHVHLSFSGAGASKMTALNNDILVGAVPADGLTGAVFQVFTDPSTAGLTLVNMNFDITSPADGFTTAKRLTQIRPLQANDIVTRQKHCSVFDTSPLPSSAWYESVITGATTNPWRWIGSATQPATVGSENRTDGICSSSAANKGMMVGNSATTAANNFNNNADSFLLTNFQPVLTGNNANGQPYFYQWKWHSFYHASETLSNQGGVWGAFYDDQWNSTTNPTGDQASAFPIVVCCYYQTIFDYVGIWNWETANTGTPDDPHFGPSTGGAPNQIIITFNGVGGQATTSTWFAYGHEHTDIYYFNGGTGHGTHRDVALDDDDLVYDQWYADAQVGNSCGVGGQVGQVAFDRYSYDNCPSSTAVLSVVDANATSPLTVTVTSPGTGDSEVVTLTGSAPFFSGTLTLATNTGAGNNNGVLFVLPSETIAATYTDTSPAGSTTTHANIGCTGGNVLYVSNTQVADNGDNDTIADNNETVTLDLTIHNGLATNLTNTKVSLFSTSPNIDCIPDNHALYGTVVAGADATNPPGDRFTFHVASAVACTDPQNPPSAQFTVVITGDGFDGSATLQTFSINLDLDNTGGSFNYTQNFNVDPGWLTGATPDDTGTCSGYSNSFHWCAACGNGNGGYGAWVGNNAFGTALQTYPPKDSSTLYSPVFLANGNVTLQFDVAYETETPYDGAIVQSKVGAGNWTLLPFTTPAQAATFTGDFCSPLASGVTAWTGGPVSYTTTNAATVAASVGQTVQFRWRLGSDSSVVAGGLGVDNVNIGNLQQQVCEPTRNTGLPGCPAACVAPSALTNNSAVDVDSNADTGVQVSWAQDAGNWGDGGSGTRTYDVLRNGSPVATGIAYGTTTYNDNTGVNGTSYTYSVRYNNGCGLSAATAGVAAADVVCSATTPTGQTVVAYGAGTLNWTAVSGATWYDVVRGTLSVLQSSGGNFTTATDSCSSNDQVGTSYTDGSVPALGDGYWYLVRAGNCAGQGTYDEGQPSQIGSRDAEIAASGHACP